In the Methanothermobacter sp. genome, one interval contains:
- a CDS encoding FmdE family protein — translation MDYSDIVKFHGHSCAGTALGYMVGKIVAERFGRSEDEEIVAVVENDSCSIDSIQFMTGCTFGKGNLIFRDHGKHVYTFLNRKTGEGIRISLKKTIDELMDELGVADRAEMTDRILEMDPHELFDVTDVVEEIPEKARIYGSVRCAECGEPVSEHRARIKNGEIVCIPCFRA, via the coding sequence ATGGATTATAGTGACATAGTCAAATTTCACGGTCATTCCTGTGCGGGAACAGCCCTTGGATACATGGTTGGAAAGATCGTGGCAGAGAGATTTGGAAGATCAGAGGATGAGGAGATAGTGGCGGTTGTTGAGAACGACAGCTGCAGCATAGACTCCATCCAGTTCATGACAGGGTGCACATTCGGTAAGGGGAACCTGATATTCAGGGACCATGGAAAACATGTCTACACGTTCCTGAACAGAAAAACAGGTGAGGGGATAAGGATATCCCTTAAAAAGACCATTGATGAACTCATGGATGAACTGGGAGTTGCTGACAGGGCTGAGATGACAGACAGGATACTTGAAATGGACCCCCATGAACTCTTTGATGTCACCGATGTGGTGGAGGAGATTCCAGAGAAGGCGAGGATCTATGGATCTGTGAGATGTGCTGAATGTGGAGAACCGGTTTCAGAGCACAGGGCAAGAATAAAGAATGGTGAAATAGTCTGCATCCCATGTTTCAGGGCCTAA